CAGCAATTGTGGAGAATTTAATGGAACATATTGCGCGTGAAACAAATTTGGATCCGGCTGAAGTGCGATTGAACAATTTCAGTAAGCAGGAGTCATTACGCAAAATATTTCCGGATTTCTTGAGAGACACTGGTAATAAAGACTTTTCTTTACTCAAACAAAAGCTAGTCAACGTCAGAGCAAATTCCTTGTCTTCTAATCCCGTTCCCTGATTTTAGAGTACTACAAACGTAAAGCCGAAATAAACGCATTCAATCAAAAGAACCGTTGGAAGAAGAAAGGCATCGCCGTATCGGTGATAAAATTTCCCCTTGATTATGTGGCATCTCTTTCAATATACATTGCAATTTATCACGGAGATGGAACTGTTGTTGTGTCACATGGAGGCACCGAAATGGGTCAAGGTATCAATACAAAAGTTCAACAAGTTGTGGCATTCATCCTTGGCATTCCATTAAATTATGTTACGATTGCACCATTCAGTTCGATTGTAGCTGCCAATCGTTCGTTTTCGGCGGCCTCGATCACTAGCGACTCGGTCTGTTTTGCAGCAAAAAAAGCGTgcgaaaatatattgaaacGACTAAAACCAGTTCGGAAGAGAATGTCGCATCCATCATGGGTTCAAATTGTTCAGCAGGCTTGGTCAGAGAATATTGACTTGACACAAAAGGAACTAGTTCCGCAAACGGAACTAAAGTCTTACAGTGTAGTGGGCTGTGCTTGCGCTGAAATCGAACTCGATGTATTAACAGGGAATGTTCAGATATTACGCGTTGACATCGTTGAAGATGTTGGCAACAGCATGAGTCCTTTGGTGGATATTGGTCAAATTGAAGGTTTGAAAGTCCATCAAATATGAACAGTTGCATTTAAAAGACCTTCCAATAGGTGCCTTCATAATGGGTGTTGGCTATTGGCTAACCGAAAAACTAATTTACGATGGACAAACGGGTGAATTGCTCACAAATCGAACATGGACGTACAAAGTACCGGGCGCCAAAGATATTCCGATTGATTTTCGTGTAAAATTCTTGCAAAATGTCAACAACGAAGGTGTGCTCGGGTCGAAAACTACCGGTGAACCAGCGCTTACATTGTCCATTGTTGTTATGTTTGCATTGCGACATGCCATTGATTCAGTCCGATTTGATAATGGATTTCGTGGAACATGGTATCAATTAGGTAATCAATCGCTTGTGTCTTTATCTGCGATTCTTTGAAAGgatgaaatatttctcaataaTTTTTAGGCTCTGGGAACACTCCTGATGTTGTGTCCAACGCATCAAATGTCTGTGTGGATGAGTTCAAGTTATATTAAGAAAGTTTAAATGAATAGCTTGAGATAATAAACAGCTCTCTGCAAACTTTATGAATGTGCACGTTGTCTATTTTACAAGATAATCTATTAATAACTAATACCTCCAGTACTCTGTGGCCCCTTGGTACTAAGCGTTAACAATGCATAGACATTAGGCTTGTAGATTAGCCATTTGTTTGAATCGGTTCAAACAGAAGATGAGTGTGGAGTGTTGGAAGGGCCGGTATTCCCGTACTATTAGTCTCGTTATTAGTATATCATGAATGTATCCACACAGTAGTAACATAATCGGTGACAATAATGACTAACATCAAAGATTTCGTGGGTTATGAGGGCAGATCACATAATTATTAATCACAACTTTTATACTGTGAGTAACTACAGTCAACTAATTCATATTAAATATGTAGTTTAATAGCAATGCTCATTAGCCAGACGTGTGAAGGTATAAAAACGCTCGTTTAGACCCTCTACCGATGTCCAAACGCACCAAAAATCAGAAACTGTACTACTTGCTTATTGGCAATAACAACTATACTAGATTTGAATGCTGGAAGAACACAATACCAGTCTACTCATggacaagtctagcgaatcatagatgaaatgaaatttaaaattatcacCAAACTTGCTAACTCGTGGCCGTCGAATTACATGTCCACCAGCACACTACATACCATAACACTTACTCATATGATCCTCTGATGGTCCGTTGCCAAagcgttaaaaatatcgaatgtcctaTAAAATGGGCAATTTCTgctttttccaaatatttaaGAACTTTAGAGCGCAGTACTGGCAATCAAATCTAAATttctaaatgaaaaattagtgACCACTGCGTCACAGAGGTCCATTTCGAAAATTATGTTCTTGTTACCATTCACTAAAACAATACAAATGACAGCACTACTCATTctacatcaaaaatatttcgacaagTAAGTAACTTGAATATATTCTTCCAATTGCGTAAGtcattttattgaacaattttaagCGTGTGCTCAATTTTAAGTGCGTGCATGAAAGAAACATACTGAGTCGAAAATACTAACATATCAATCAAATCTTATATGTGTTGAATAGATTTAACGCACAACACTTTAAGAATCTCATTCTTTGAGTATACGTGTGTGTCTTACTGTGCATAACGTGCAAGTTCCATTTACAATATCAATTATAATCCAAACTCGCTGCGTCAAGACTTGCAATTTCTGTTCTTGttcaatcaaatgaaattaaatttttgtagtaaaaaaatttgacggaaAAATATCTTTAACCGTGTACGAGATTACAGGCTACAGAGCCTAGTGGCTGCTAAAGGAAATTGTCTATGACTTGCAACGAAtgttcaatcaaatttaaatttccttcAAAATATTGTGGGGTCGATAGAcgtgaaaattgtattttgtgtGATGGTATTGAACGATAGAATTGTCACGAAATGTTGCTGGAGTAATAGTGTGTTATGGCTTCGAAAATAGTACTATTTTATCGTCCATTGAGTCCACCGTCAAGAGCTGTTTTGCTAACAGCCAAAGCAATTGGGCTTAACTTAGAACTCAAAGACATAAACGTACTTACGGGCGAACACCTGACGCCAGAATTCAGAAAGGTATGTCATGTCGATTCTCTGCTTTGTGGCTTGGCAGTTCTTActagattttttgtttagttgaaTCCCCAACATACAATCCCCACAATCAACGATAATGGTATCATTGTCTACGATAGCCATGCAATTTCCGCGTATCTTGTGGATAAATATAGTGACAATGATTCACTCTATCCAAAAGACTTAGTTCGACGGGCTCATGTTAATTCACGATTACACTTCAACTCCGGTTTTCTATTTGCCAGGCTACGCTATCTGtttgaaccaattttctttatgAATGAAGATGTCATTCCGGAATGGAAAGTCGAATACATTCAAAAGTGTTGGATTTTCATGGAAGAGTTTCTGGAAAAGGGAGATTATGTTTGCGGCGATGAATTAACCATTGCGGACTTTTGCTGTATTGCTACGGTTTCGTCTATCGATAAAATTGCTGTTATTGATCCGGAAAAATTTCCCAGATTATTTGCATGGACAAGGCGAATGCAAGCGATTCCATTCTATAGCAGTGAAAATGCAAAGGGTGCGGCAGCCTTTCAAAAGTCTTTGTTGAGTACTGTGGCGAAACGGAAAGCTGAATTGACTAATAAAGTTAAGTGACGATCAAGCAACTGTTTTTTTAATCAGAGATCCGTATGTAAAATTTGTACTCTTGCATTTGAACTTGTACAAACGGCAAGTATATTCAGTGATGGAATCGCTAAATCTGTTACTGCTTGCgctcaatgaaagtagataagtaggtatggccagtccatacaagtcggagcacatacggatttgcatggcgccacctcaaacgaactcatttctagtggaaatttgcactagaaatgagttcgtttgaggtggcgccatgcaaatccgtatgtgctccggctagaacaaatttgaacgtttggccataccttttggccatacctatccatttactttcattgcttgCGCTAAGAAGGGATCTTCTACTTGTTGatacaaaatcatttacatgctacatgcgtcgaaaaccgtacttttcatgtttcaagcacttctttcgaagtccattacataactcgggataaaaatgaaaagtcttgttttcgtgtgtttattgacctcggctttgcctcggatcaacaaaattcacacgaaaactctacttttcatctttttatccctagatatgtaaaatactattacttcattagttcaaTTGTAAAATTGTTATGACTTTTTCGCTCATTTTTGCGATCCCGgcaaatcgtttttttttcaccggtTGAGATTTGAAACGAGTTAACCTTTACGTCATTAAAGATGGTGACTGGGCGTTTCTAAATCCGTGGCCATTGAGGTGTTCTCGAaatttttacacgtaaaataTTCATGTGTTTAGCTAGccacaaaatattgttgttgtgaaTTCAGCTCTTTTGAGAAGTTCTTT
This region of Bradysia coprophila strain Holo2 chromosome IV, BU_Bcop_v1, whole genome shotgun sequence genomic DNA includes:
- the LOC119066791 gene encoding glutathione S-transferase 1-like; this encodes MASKIVLFYRPLSPPSRAVLLTAKAIGLNLELKDINVLTGEHLTPEFRKLNPQHTIPTINDNGIIVYDSHAISAYLVDKYSDNDSLYPKDLVRRAHVNSRLHFNSGFLFARLRYLFEPIFFMNEDVIPEWKVEYIQKCWIFMEEFLEKGDYVCGDELTIADFCCIATVSSIDKIAVIDPEKFPRLFAWTRRMQAIPFYSSENAKGAAAFQKSLLSTVAKRKAELTNKVK